Genomic DNA from Pelagibaculum spongiae:
TGCCTTCTTCAGGCGAGCCAATCAGGCTCATATAAAAACCGGTACGACAGCCCATAGGGGAAAGGTCGATGATCTCAACCCCATTGCCATTCAGGTGATCACGCATAAAACCGGCAAACAAATGCTCCAGCGTATGAATGCCGCGCTCACTGAGAATGTCTTTATTGGGCGCAGTAAAACGCAAATCAAAAACAGTAATGGTATCTCCACCAGGAGTTTGCATGGTTTTGGCAACCCGAACGGCTGGTGCCTTCATTCGAGTGTGATCAACACGGAAACTATCAAGAAGCGGCATTTAGGAGATTCTCATACTGGCGAAAGGCGGCAATTATACCTAGATGTTGCGTTGGCTAATAGACCCTTTAGCGATCAAACAACTGAAGTCGGTCAAGATGGTGTTATTGACAGATTGGCGTACAGCAGCGGGAAGGCTTTCAGCAACCCTGATGTTGTAGGTTGTGCGGAGCCTTAGCAAACCACAATATTTGTGCTGAGCGTGCATATTAATCGTTGCTAAGTGCTTGCATAACGAGGATGTGCCAAGAAGGCAATCTGTAAAGAATGCTACCTTGAGGGTTGCCTATATTTGGTTTGCTATTAAACGAAAACACCAAAAATTTATCAATAAAAAACAATCGGCTTTCGTAGCCTGGGTAAGTCTGCAAGTACACTCAGGAGCCAAAGGTTTGCATGGGATTGGGATCAAGTGAACGCTTGAATTTATATTTTTTATTTCGGTTAGTTGTATCTCTTCAGCATATTTTTTGCGGTTTTTTAATCTAGTGAATTGTTGGCCACTGGTCATTTACAATTGGCAAGCTTGGCATCATCAGCCACTGACTAAAATAAAAACATTTACTTTTCATTAAAACATGACATTCAATGCTTTTATTTTTCATCTTTGCAGCAAACATCTGCATTTCTACTGCGCTGGTCTTATTTTAAACAAAACAGCTTGTTGTATTAAGGGGGGGGATATAGTTTGCGCCTATTTCGGTGTATGTGAATGCTATCGGCCTGATACTGTTATATCACTTTAATCAAATAAACGGATAAGCCATGTTTAGATATTTTTTGTTATTTGTATTCACGTTTTTTTACTCCGCATTAAATGCCGAACCAGCAACACAGCAGAAAATCGCCACCAACAACTCATGGTTCAAAGTCAGTAAAGACGAACAATACAACGGCCTGTGCCAGGCACTGACTCAGTTTATGAACCAGCAACCCTGGGAAGCGCTGCAGTCCTGTACGGTACCTGATATGAGCGATAGCCCATTTGAAGCGGTAATATTTACCCCGGCTGCTGAAGAAGATCTTGCAAAGCTCGACCGAATTGTCGACCCCTACTTTTACCTATATGAAGATGCTGATGAAATTTGGCAGAAAAGAAAGCGGCTTTATCAGAATGGGGAGTTAGCGCTAAAAGAGGCTTGGCTGGATATTAATAATGATCAAATCACCGATCATGTCGTGGAATATTCCAGCATAAACAGTATTTGTCTGCCTTTAGGATATGGCGACTATGATCAACTGAAAAAATCAAAAGAGCAGCTTTGGAATAATATTAGCCTGAATGAGAGAAAAAAATTGGCTGAAAAATATGGTTTTTTCAAATCTTACCACGTGGTTGTTGGGTATAAAAAAGAAGGGGTTTTCTCATCCCCGTCAGGTTTGTTCAAATTCAAAGGCCAGACTTATGGGTATGAATCTTCACTCAGTATAAAGGATACAGCGACCAAATGGGCCATTAGAGATTTCTTAGAAACTTCATATGTTTCTACTATCAAGCAAAATACCAACCCAAAACTGGTAACCACTACAGGCTGTTGGTTGCATTTAAATAAAAGGCAGGTGGAAAATGAACGACTCCCAGTGGAATGATTTAAAAACGAAGGAAGGTGATAAGTCTAGTATTTATCTAGATAGTAAAGGCATAACAAGCATCGCATCGGGTTTGAATTTAACTGTGGGGAGCTCATTAGATGCAGTGTTGGATGTTCTGGGGCATACTAAAGAAAGTTTGGGCGATATTAGAAGAGGAATACTTAAACATAATCTAGGGAAAATATTCAAAAAAGACTGG
This window encodes:
- the luxS gene encoding S-ribosylhomocysteine lyase, with the protein product MPLLDSFRVDHTRMKAPAVRVAKTMQTPGGDTITVFDLRFTAPNKDILSERGIHTLEHLFAGFMRDHLNGNGVEIIDLSPMGCRTGFYMSLIGSPEEGRVADSWKAAMADVLEVAAESDIPELNEYQCGTYDMHSLPEAKQIASTILASGIRINSNEELNLSDDFLKGQ